One Diospyros lotus cultivar Yz01 chromosome 1, ASM1463336v1, whole genome shotgun sequence genomic window carries:
- the LOC127804934 gene encoding sorting nexin 2B-like isoform X2, translating to MMGSENQGFEEAHLYASREEMENLVLDDSLSSKSYSSYRSAMTTLGDSRLHHPLAPPIMATPAESDPLMSPPLSKHRDAKSPNSAVNLHAEQATRDNVLLNPLDGDDGVEVNGVDSPSKDLEKQTEVSGSRLSRSGYLKITVSNPQKEMEASNSIVPGGNTYITYLIMTKTNLPEFGGSDFSLRRRFRDVVTLSDRLSEAYRGFFVPPRPDKSVVESQVMQKQEFVEQRRVALEKYLRQLAAHPVIRKSDELRVFLQVQGRLPLPTSTDVASRMLDGAVKLPKQLLGDSGSVMGPQDVVQPAKGGRDLLRLFKELKQSVTNDWGSSRPQVEEEDQEFLQNKERLRELEQQISSASQQAESLVKAQQHMGETMGELGLAFIKLTKFENENAILDTQRVWAADMKNVATAAVKASRLYRELNAQSVKHLDTLHEHLGLMLAAHAAFSDRSSALLTVQTLLSELSALHSRAEKLETASSKAFGGDKFRIHKIEELKERIRVTEDAKNCAIREYERIKVAYCEKIGNEWTKVVENSSRYEESA from the exons ATGATGGGTTCGGAGAACCAGGGCTTCGAAGAAGCACATCTTTATGCATCTAGAGAAGAGATGGAGAATCTCGTTCTCGACGACTCCTTGTCCTCCAAATCCTACTCTAGTTACCGAAGTGCGATGACTACTCTCGGCGATTCTCGCCTCCACCACCCTCTCGCGCCGCCGATCATGGCCACTCCGGCCGAATCCGATCCGTTGATGTCTCCGCCGCTGTCCAAGCACAGGGATGCCAAAAGCCCTAATTCCGCTGTCAATTTGCATGCAGAACAAGCGACCCGCGATAACGTCCTGCTTAACCCACTCGACGGCGATGACGGAGTAGAGGTCAATGGCGTCGATAGCCCTAGCAAAGATTTAGAGAAACAGACGGAGGTCTCGGGATCGCGGTTGTCGAGGTCCGGGTATTTGAAGATCACGGTGTCGAATCCTCAGAAGGAGATGGAGGCTTCCAATTCGATTGTTCCGGGAGGGAACacttatattacatacttgattatgacaaaaacaAACCTACCAGAGTTTGGCGGGTCGGATTTCAGCCTTCGTAGGCGGTTTAGAGATGTCGTTACTTTGTCGGATCGGTTGAGCGAGGCTTACAGAGGGTTTTTCGTTCCGCCGAGGCCGGATAAGAGTGTAGTGGAGAGTCAAGTCATGCAAAAGCAAGAGTTTGTCGAACAGAGGCGTGTGGCCCTGGAGAAATATCTCCGGCAATTGGCTGCGCATCCAGTGATCAGGAAAAGTGATGAGTTGAGGGTGTTTTTACAGGTCCAGGGAAGGCTTCCGTTGCCCACTAGCACAGATGTGGCCTCTAGGATGCTTGATGGGGCAGTAAAGCTTCCAAAGCAATTGCTTGGTGATTCTGGGAGTGTGATGGGGCCACAAGATGTTGTGCAGCCCGCAAAAGGAGGAAGGGATTTGTTGAGGTTATTCAAGGAGCTGAAGCAGTCTGTGACCAATGATTGGGGGAGCTCGAGACCTCAAGTAGAAGAGGAAGATCAggaatttctacaaaataaagaGAGACTGCGTGAACTTGAGCAGCAAATCAGCAGTGCCTCACAGCAG GCGGAATCACTTGTCAAAGCTCAGCAACATATGGGTGAAACAATGGGAGAGCTAGGGCTAGCATTTATAAAGTTGACAaagtttgagaatgagaatGCCATCTTGGACACACAACGAGTATGGGCTGCTGACATGAAAAATGTGGCGACTGCTGCTGTCAAAGCAAGCAGACTTTATCGGGAACTAAATGCACAAAGTGTCAAGCATTTG GACACACTACATGAACATTTGGGACTAATGTTAGCTGCGCACGCTGCATTTTCGGATCGATCAAGTGCTTTATTGACTGTACAAACTCTTCTATCAGAACTGTCTGCTTTACATTCTAGAGCAGAAAAACTTGAAACTGCATCATCCAAAGCATTTGGTGGTGACAAGTTCAGGATTCACAAGATTGAAGAGTTGAAAGAACGAATAAGAGTCACCGAGGATGCTAAAAACTGTGCAATCAGAGAGTACGAGAGGATCAAG
- the LOC127804934 gene encoding sorting nexin 2B-like isoform X1 has protein sequence MMGSENQGFEEAHLYASREEMENLVLDDSLSSKSYSSYRSAMTTLGDSRLHHPLAPPIMATPAESDPLMSPPLSKHRDAKSPNSAVNLHAEQATRDNVLLNPLDGDDGVEVNGVDSPSKDLEKQTEVSGSRLSRSGYLKITVSNPQKEMEASNSIVPGGNTYITYLIMTKTNLPEFGGSDFSLRRRFRDVVTLSDRLSEAYRGFFVPPRPDKSVVESQVMQKQEFVEQRRVALEKYLRQLAAHPVIRKSDELRVFLQVQGRLPLPTSTDVASRMLDGAVKLPKQLLGDSGSVMGPQDVVQPAKGGRDLLRLFKELKQSVTNDWGSSRPQVEEEDQEFLQNKERLRELEQQISSASQQAESLVKAQQHMGETMGELGLAFIKLTKFENENAILDTQRVWAADMKNVATAAVKASRLYRELNAQSVKHLDTLHEHLGLMLAAHAAFSDRSSALLTVQTLLSELSALHSRAEKLETASSKAFGGDKFRIHKIEELKERIRVTEDAKNCAIREYERIKENNRSEIERLDRERKDDFVDMLKGFVINQVAYCEKIGNEWTKVVENSSRYEESA, from the exons ATGATGGGTTCGGAGAACCAGGGCTTCGAAGAAGCACATCTTTATGCATCTAGAGAAGAGATGGAGAATCTCGTTCTCGACGACTCCTTGTCCTCCAAATCCTACTCTAGTTACCGAAGTGCGATGACTACTCTCGGCGATTCTCGCCTCCACCACCCTCTCGCGCCGCCGATCATGGCCACTCCGGCCGAATCCGATCCGTTGATGTCTCCGCCGCTGTCCAAGCACAGGGATGCCAAAAGCCCTAATTCCGCTGTCAATTTGCATGCAGAACAAGCGACCCGCGATAACGTCCTGCTTAACCCACTCGACGGCGATGACGGAGTAGAGGTCAATGGCGTCGATAGCCCTAGCAAAGATTTAGAGAAACAGACGGAGGTCTCGGGATCGCGGTTGTCGAGGTCCGGGTATTTGAAGATCACGGTGTCGAATCCTCAGAAGGAGATGGAGGCTTCCAATTCGATTGTTCCGGGAGGGAACacttatattacatacttgattatgacaaaaacaAACCTACCAGAGTTTGGCGGGTCGGATTTCAGCCTTCGTAGGCGGTTTAGAGATGTCGTTACTTTGTCGGATCGGTTGAGCGAGGCTTACAGAGGGTTTTTCGTTCCGCCGAGGCCGGATAAGAGTGTAGTGGAGAGTCAAGTCATGCAAAAGCAAGAGTTTGTCGAACAGAGGCGTGTGGCCCTGGAGAAATATCTCCGGCAATTGGCTGCGCATCCAGTGATCAGGAAAAGTGATGAGTTGAGGGTGTTTTTACAGGTCCAGGGAAGGCTTCCGTTGCCCACTAGCACAGATGTGGCCTCTAGGATGCTTGATGGGGCAGTAAAGCTTCCAAAGCAATTGCTTGGTGATTCTGGGAGTGTGATGGGGCCACAAGATGTTGTGCAGCCCGCAAAAGGAGGAAGGGATTTGTTGAGGTTATTCAAGGAGCTGAAGCAGTCTGTGACCAATGATTGGGGGAGCTCGAGACCTCAAGTAGAAGAGGAAGATCAggaatttctacaaaataaagaGAGACTGCGTGAACTTGAGCAGCAAATCAGCAGTGCCTCACAGCAG GCGGAATCACTTGTCAAAGCTCAGCAACATATGGGTGAAACAATGGGAGAGCTAGGGCTAGCATTTATAAAGTTGACAaagtttgagaatgagaatGCCATCTTGGACACACAACGAGTATGGGCTGCTGACATGAAAAATGTGGCGACTGCTGCTGTCAAAGCAAGCAGACTTTATCGGGAACTAAATGCACAAAGTGTCAAGCATTTG GACACACTACATGAACATTTGGGACTAATGTTAGCTGCGCACGCTGCATTTTCGGATCGATCAAGTGCTTTATTGACTGTACAAACTCTTCTATCAGAACTGTCTGCTTTACATTCTAGAGCAGAAAAACTTGAAACTGCATCATCCAAAGCATTTGGTGGTGACAAGTTCAGGATTCACAAGATTGAAGAGTTGAAAGAACGAATAAGAGTCACCGAGGATGCTAAAAACTGTGCAATCAGAGAGTACGAGAGGATCAAG GAAAATAACAGGAGTGAGATTGAGAGACTTGATAGGGAAAGGAAGGATGACTTTGTGGATATGCTGAAGGGTTTTGTGATTAACCAG